In one window of Maribacter sp. BPC-D8 DNA:
- a CDS encoding AraC family transcriptional regulator: protein MKKVITITIAIISIALLWYFFIKPQDYQIRVVGKANTGTINQALKAWNKTLPEASIRQLSDINTLEQMIVSGDSTHIYKWNISPINDSTSQIVVDVKDANFSLNNKIAVPFSDTNFEKQSRKTVTDFIESLNVHRKEFKVIFMGEDELPSTYCACVEHKSLQSNKAFEMMESYPFINSVIASNGIQVNGVPFIETTDWNMQNDSISFNFCYPIIKTDSLPFIKNLVYKEFIGMKSLKAIYNGNYMTSDRAWYTLLDYAKEKNIKVDHKPIEFFFNNPNMAGDALRWKAEVFMPIAE from the coding sequence ATGAAAAAAGTTATTACCATTACAATAGCTATCATTTCTATTGCTTTACTCTGGTATTTTTTCATAAAACCACAAGACTACCAAATAAGGGTAGTTGGTAAAGCAAATACGGGCACTATAAACCAAGCTTTAAAAGCATGGAATAAAACACTACCAGAAGCCTCTATTCGTCAATTGAGCGATATTAACACGCTAGAACAAATGATAGTTTCAGGCGATTCTACTCATATTTATAAGTGGAACATCAGCCCTATAAACGATTCTACTTCTCAAATAGTTGTAGATGTAAAGGATGCCAACTTTAGTTTAAACAATAAAATAGCTGTTCCATTTTCTGATACCAATTTTGAAAAACAATCAAGAAAAACAGTTACCGATTTTATCGAAAGTTTAAATGTGCATAGAAAAGAATTCAAAGTTATTTTTATGGGCGAAGATGAATTGCCCTCTACCTACTGCGCTTGTGTTGAACACAAAAGCCTTCAAAGTAACAAAGCTTTTGAAATGATGGAAAGTTACCCATTTATAAATTCTGTTATTGCAAGTAACGGAATTCAAGTAAATGGCGTACCTTTTATAGAAACTACAGATTGGAACATGCAAAACGATAGCATTAGCTTTAACTTTTGTTACCCTATCATTAAAACTGACTCTCTACCATTCATCAAAAATCTTGTTTATAAAGAATTCATAGGTATGAAATCTCTAAAAGCTATTTATAACGGTAATTACATGACCTCTGACAGAGCTTGGTATACTTTACTAGATTATGCAAAAGAGAAGAATATTAAGGTTGATCATAAGCCCATTGAATTCTTTTTCAATAACCCAAATATGGCAGGAGATGCATTACGTTGGAAAGCGGAAGTATTCATGCCAATAGCAGAATAA
- a CDS encoding GAF domain-containing protein: MGKHERKIMPVKHLISFEKLLEKYDEHLKGDDPFLAATAERILSIEKGFPELRNGFSDFTLLETNKDLINRILQDTFTEALSGNEIKVATLPYQDMIIKSSKRFQKIIEEAGDDYVPELRNVGDDMDYIMSCVVVLNYYYGYHLDFSRPYFYDIPDANGVMRHYRILYNADFIDIIPTKKAKEITQEDVDELLASPNDIKLWMEKIPPESFVSKGFVIANLFDVTMEQAISNIKSKLISKNTIQPTNFMHDLQETFKSFFRLPNIKVGFASFDAKNNEFEEVAGMGFESFLLGGEHHMNCKTALCEDSYDKLIDHNSYFTITDMDRKVEQSGNMNPYRGLKEQGIQSAIFAPIAYENNLLGVLEIVSEKKGVLNGVNAQKLDDVLPFIVSAVVRTKNEENNRIDAIIQNECTSVHSSVYWRFQEEAKKFMLDETEGRAPSFKEIVFKDVYPLFGQIDIKDSSQARNLAIQRDLMIQLSEIDNVLNIAVKTWDLPIYEELIFRVNNHLESIKEMLYTNSEQAIFDFVHDEISPVFAHLKKSDKDIEKHILKYESKIDMGTGSYYDHRKNYDESVTLINKKLSSVIDKRQESAQAMFPHYYERYKTDGVEHNLYIGASISESREYNPLYLNNLRLWQLQVMVEMENAHYALKPKLPVPLDAASLILVYNTSLSIRFRMDEKQFDVDGTYNARYEVIKKRIDKSFIKGTDQRLTQKGVLSIVYSQKKDELEYLRYIKFLKSKGCFTNKIEIVELEGLQGVSGLKAIRAEILYKREQEPEKTYTYQDLMDALKE, encoded by the coding sequence ATGGGAAAGCACGAGAGAAAGATAATGCCGGTTAAGCACCTCATAAGTTTTGAAAAACTTCTAGAGAAGTATGATGAACATTTGAAGGGTGATGATCCTTTTTTGGCGGCTACTGCTGAACGAATTTTGTCTATTGAAAAAGGTTTTCCTGAACTGCGAAATGGTTTTTCAGATTTCACTTTATTAGAGACAAATAAAGATCTCATTAATCGTATTCTACAAGATACATTTACAGAAGCTTTAAGTGGCAACGAGATAAAGGTAGCAACGTTACCTTATCAAGATATGATTATAAAGTCATCTAAGCGTTTTCAAAAAATTATTGAAGAAGCAGGTGATGATTATGTGCCAGAATTAAGAAATGTTGGCGATGATATGGATTATATCATGAGCTGCGTAGTGGTGTTGAATTATTACTATGGTTATCATTTAGATTTTAGTCGCCCTTATTTTTATGATATTCCAGATGCAAATGGTGTAATGCGCCATTATCGTATTTTATATAATGCCGATTTTATTGATATTATTCCTACAAAGAAAGCTAAAGAGATTACTCAAGAAGATGTAGATGAATTATTGGCTAGCCCAAATGATATTAAACTTTGGATGGAGAAAATTCCGCCAGAGAGTTTTGTATCCAAAGGTTTTGTAATAGCTAATTTGTTCGATGTTACTATGGAGCAGGCAATTTCGAATATTAAGTCGAAATTGATTTCTAAGAATACGATACAGCCTACAAATTTCATGCACGATTTGCAGGAAACTTTTAAGTCGTTTTTTAGATTACCGAATATTAAAGTAGGTTTTGCATCTTTTGATGCTAAGAATAATGAGTTTGAAGAAGTCGCAGGTATGGGCTTTGAAAGTTTTTTATTGGGTGGTGAGCACCATATGAACTGCAAGACTGCTTTATGCGAAGATTCTTATGATAAATTAATTGACCACAATTCATACTTTACGATAACAGATATGGACCGTAAAGTGGAGCAGTCTGGTAATATGAATCCGTACAGGGGGTTGAAAGAACAAGGAATACAAAGTGCCATTTTTGCTCCAATAGCTTATGAGAATAATCTTTTAGGAGTTTTAGAGATTGTTTCTGAAAAGAAAGGAGTGCTTAATGGTGTAAATGCGCAAAAGTTAGATGATGTATTGCCATTTATTGTATCTGCAGTGGTACGAACCAAAAATGAGGAAAATAATAGAATAGACGCTATCATACAGAATGAGTGTACATCTGTACATTCTTCGGTTTATTGGAGGTTTCAAGAAGAAGCTAAAAAATTTATGTTAGACGAAACTGAAGGTAGGGCTCCTTCATTTAAAGAAATCGTTTTTAAAGATGTCTATCCTTTATTTGGTCAAATAGATATTAAAGATTCTTCGCAAGCTAGAAATTTAGCTATTCAGCGAGATTTAATGATACAGCTTTCAGAAATAGATAATGTGCTGAATATTGCGGTAAAAACATGGGATTTACCAATCTATGAGGAATTAATTTTTAGGGTTAATAATCATCTAGAGAGTATAAAGGAAATGCTTTATACGAACAGTGAGCAGGCTATTTTTGATTTTGTACATGACGAAATATCACCTGTTTTTGCGCATCTAAAAAAGTCTGATAAAGATATAGAGAAGCATATTTTAAAATATGAATCTAAAATAGATATGGGCACGGGGTCTTACTATGACCATAGAAAGAACTATGATGAAAGTGTAACATTAATCAATAAAAAGCTTTCATCGGTTATTGATAAAAGACAAGAAAGCGCTCAGGCAATGTTTCCTCATTATTATGAGCGTTACAAAACAGATGGTGTAGAGCATAATCTATACATTGGTGCGTCAATATCAGAAAGCAGGGAATATAATCCGTTATATCTTAATAATTTAAGGTTATGGCAATTGCAGGTAATGGTAGAAATGGAAAATGCACATTATGCATTAAAACCAAAATTACCGGTACCGTTAGATGCCGCATCGTTGATATTGGTGTATAATACGTCATTATCTATTCGCTTTAGAATGGATGAAAAGCAGTTTGATGTTGATGGTACTTACAATGCACGGTACGAGGTAATTAAAAAGAGAATTGATAAGTCCTTCATAAAAGGTACCGATCAAAGGTTAACTCAAAAAGGAGTGCTTTCTATTGTGTATTCTCAAAAGAAAGATGAATTAGAATATTTAAGATATATCAAATTCTTAAAGTCTAAAGGTTGCTTTACCAATAAGATAGAAATTGTAGAGCTAGAAGGTTTACAAGGTGTATCTGGCTTAAAAGCTATACGTGCAGAGATTCTATATAAAAGAGAACAAGAACCAGAAAAGACATATACGTACCAAGATTTAATGGATGCTTTAAAAGAATAG
- a CDS encoding metallophosphoesterase, whose translation MKKLYAYLSVFIFITSCATYNTKYVDEKFAVDVNESKEISHTFYLIGDAGLSPMGGMNPALKIFKNRLDKAGKKSTAIFLGDNIYPAGLPDPKDSTEAYRIAKNHLDAQLNTLNDFKGRPLFIPGNHDWYTEGLVGLEREENYIKKALKEKEKNPFLPENGCPIDVVEIGDDVAIITIDTEWYLTNWDKRPDINDKCDIKSRAKFFLELEDAIKGYRDRTTVIAMHHPSNSYGEHGGQYSIRKHFYPKKMAVPLPILGSFINVLRSTSGASIEDVNNKRYRELMNRVTTLAQYSDRVIFASGHEHTLQYLVENNTPQIVSGSGSKEGFTRLLNGSQFNTGKMGYATLEVYTDGSSRVRFYGVDDEESEEFLFTNEVLPPTQKEYIGEFSAQFPDSISASVYTKDEIDKSGFYKGIWGDRYREYYGTEVKVPTVNLDSLMGGLEPVKKGGGHQSKSLRLRAKDGREYVMRALRKSAELYLQSMAFQDQYVLDDLKETYTQELLQDFYTGSHPYGPFTTAGLSDAVGVYHTNPVLYYVPKQPALKEYNETFGDELYMIEEHTGDGHGDLASFGYSNNLTSTDGMLEDLRDDEKYEVDKDLYLRARLFDMVLGDWDRHVDQWRWAEFKDEKKGKTVYRPIPRDRDQVFSKMGDGALMKIATRIIPGLRLMEGFNEDIRSVKGFNSSPLTYVLDLTLLGETEKSQWMVQAKYLQENLTPSDIDEAFKSFPVEVRDETVDEIKEILLARLGHIQETANEYYQILNKYAVVAGTDKDDWFEINRLNDEETEVKVFRNIGDKKKRLFYYKVFTKEDTKELWVFGLDDDDIFEVKNPSNYAGIKVRIIGGHNNDIYRVEDGRDVALYDFKSKKNTFEETGGAKVKLSDDYELNTYQPLKLRNSFNQIIPTIGFNPDDGMRIGFVNTYTYNGFRQNPFTQQHTFAASYYFATSGFDFKYQGEFAHVFENWNAELKARFTSPNFAINFFGFGNNTENFDDDLELDYNRVKLRQIDFSPSLVWRGQLGAKVKLGVSYENISVEETNDRFINTFYQENGEETNSDFVGAHATYTYENRDNEAFPTLGMESSLEAGYKENLSKEGGSFGYIIPSLGFDYKLIPNGRLVLATKWKAHFNIGDDYEFYQAASIGGLDGLRGFRNQRFTGKTSYYQNTDIRFSLKKKRTRLLPTAMGLFGGFDYGRVWIPEMSSGRWHTSYGGGFFLNASDIISINTAIFASEDGPRFTFGLGFGF comes from the coding sequence ATGAAAAAATTATATGCATATCTGTCGGTTTTTATATTCATTACTAGCTGTGCTACGTACAATACTAAATACGTAGACGAAAAATTTGCTGTAGATGTAAACGAGTCTAAAGAGATATCTCATACTTTTTATTTGATTGGTGATGCGGGTTTATCACCTATGGGCGGAATGAATCCTGCTTTAAAAATTTTCAAGAATAGACTAGATAAAGCAGGTAAGAAAAGTACTGCTATATTTTTGGGAGATAATATTTACCCAGCTGGGCTACCAGACCCTAAAGATTCTACTGAAGCATATAGAATTGCAAAAAATCATTTAGATGCGCAGTTGAATACATTGAATGACTTTAAAGGGAGACCACTTTTTATACCCGGTAATCATGATTGGTATACAGAAGGTTTAGTTGGTCTAGAGCGAGAAGAAAATTACATTAAAAAAGCATTAAAGGAAAAAGAAAAGAACCCATTTTTGCCAGAAAATGGATGCCCGATTGATGTTGTGGAAATAGGTGATGATGTCGCCATAATTACCATAGATACAGAATGGTATTTAACCAATTGGGACAAACGCCCAGATATTAATGACAAGTGTGATATAAAGAGTAGAGCAAAGTTTTTCTTAGAGCTTGAAGATGCGATAAAAGGCTATCGCGACCGCACAACGGTTATTGCAATGCATCACCCTAGTAATAGTTATGGAGAGCACGGTGGGCAATATTCGATAAGAAAGCATTTTTATCCTAAGAAAATGGCAGTGCCTTTACCTATTTTGGGTTCATTTATAAATGTACTTAGAAGCACTTCGGGTGCATCTATAGAAGACGTAAATAACAAACGTTATAGAGAATTAATGAATAGGGTAACTACCTTGGCGCAGTATTCTGATCGTGTAATATTTGCATCTGGTCATGAGCATACGTTGCAATATTTAGTTGAAAATAATACTCCGCAGATTGTAAGTGGTTCTGGGTCGAAAGAAGGTTTTACACGATTATTGAACGGTTCTCAGTTTAATACTGGTAAAATGGGATATGCGACTTTAGAAGTGTATACCGATGGCTCGTCTAGGGTGCGTTTTTATGGTGTAGACGATGAAGAGAGCGAAGAGTTTTTATTTACGAATGAAGTGTTGCCGCCAACTCAAAAAGAATATATAGGGGAGTTTTCTGCTCAATTTCCAGATAGTATAAGCGCATCTGTGTATACAAAAGATGAAATTGATAAAAGCGGATTTTATAAAGGAATTTGGGGTGATCGTTACCGCGAGTATTATGGTACAGAGGTGAAAGTTCCGACTGTAAATTTAGATTCTCTGATGGGAGGCTTAGAGCCTGTTAAAAAAGGAGGAGGTCATCAATCTAAATCATTGCGTTTACGTGCAAAAGATGGTAGAGAGTATGTGATGCGAGCCTTAAGAAAAAGTGCAGAATTATATTTGCAGTCTATGGCTTTTCAAGATCAATATGTACTCGATGATTTAAAGGAAACTTATACGCAAGAGTTATTGCAAGATTTTTATACAGGATCACACCCTTATGGTCCGTTTACAACAGCTGGTTTGTCTGATGCGGTTGGTGTCTATCATACCAATCCAGTACTTTATTATGTACCTAAGCAACCTGCATTAAAGGAGTATAATGAAACTTTTGGTGATGAACTTTATATGATTGAAGAGCATACAGGCGATGGTCATGGAGATTTAGCAAGCTTTGGATATTCAAATAATCTAACTAGTACCGATGGTATGCTTGAAGACCTTCGAGATGATGAAAAATACGAAGTCGATAAAGATCTTTATTTGAGAGCACGACTTTTTGATATGGTTCTCGGCGATTGGGATCGACACGTAGATCAATGGCGTTGGGCAGAATTTAAAGATGAGAAAAAAGGTAAAACCGTGTATAGACCAATACCTAGAGATCGTGATCAGGTATTCTCCAAAATGGGCGATGGTGCTTTAATGAAAATAGCTACTCGTATTATACCAGGTTTAAGACTAATGGAGGGTTTTAACGAAGATATTAGAAGTGTAAAAGGCTTTAATTCATCGCCGTTGACCTATGTTTTAGACTTAACATTGTTAGGTGAAACCGAAAAAAGTCAGTGGATGGTGCAGGCAAAATACTTACAAGAAAACTTAACCCCTAGTGATATTGACGAGGCATTTAAATCTTTTCCTGTAGAAGTACGTGATGAAACAGTAGATGAAATTAAAGAAATTCTTCTGGCACGTTTAGGTCACATTCAAGAAACGGCTAATGAGTACTATCAGATATTAAATAAATATGCTGTAGTTGCAGGTACAGATAAAGATGATTGGTTTGAGATCAATAGACTGAACGATGAAGAAACCGAAGTAAAAGTATTTAGAAATATTGGCGATAAGAAAAAGCGTTTGTTTTACTATAAAGTATTTACAAAAGAAGACACAAAAGAACTATGGGTATTTGGTTTAGATGATGATGATATTTTCGAGGTTAAAAATCCGTCTAATTACGCTGGTATCAAGGTCAGAATTATTGGTGGTCATAATAATGATATTTATAGGGTAGAAGATGGTAGAGATGTCGCTTTGTATGATTTTAAAAGTAAGAAAAATACGTTTGAAGAAACTGGTGGTGCAAAAGTAAAACTGTCAGATGATTATGAGTTGAATACGTATCAGCCATTAAAGTTGAGAAATAGTTTCAACCAGATTATCCCTACGATAGGGTTTAATCCAGATGATGGTATGCGAATAGGTTTTGTAAATACCTATACATATAACGGTTTTAGACAGAATCCTTTTACCCAGCAACACACTTTTGCTGCATCTTATTATTTTGCGACAAGCGGATTTGATTTTAAGTATCAAGGTGAATTTGCACATGTATTCGAAAATTGGAATGCTGAGTTGAAAGCACGATTTACGAGTCCGAATTTTGCCATTAATTTCTTCGGATTTGGAAATAATACCGAAAATTTTGATGACGATTTAGAACTAGATTATAATAGGGTAAAACTACGACAGATAGATTTTTCACCTTCATTGGTTTGGAGAGGTCAATTAGGGGCTAAGGTGAAATTAGGCGTGTCTTATGAAAATATTAGTGTTGAAGAAACCAACGATAGATTCATAAATACCTTCTATCAAGAAAACGGAGAAGAGACGAATAGTGATTTTGTTGGTGCTCATGCTACCTATACTTATGAAAATAGGGATAATGAAGCATTCCCAACCTTAGGGATGGAATCATCATTAGAAGCTGGATATAAAGAGAACCTTTCAAAAGAAGGAGGAAGCTTTGGTTACATTATTCCTAGCTTAGGTTTTGACTACAAATTGATTCCGAATGGTCGTTTAGTATTAGCAACCAAATGGAAGGCTCATTTTAATATTGGTGATGATTACGAATTTTATCAAGCTGCAAGTATTGGTGGTTTAGATGGACTTCGCGGATTTAGAAATCAACGTTTCACGGGTAAAACTTCGTATTATCAGAATACAGATATTAGATTTAGCTTAAAGAAGAAACGTACCAGATTGTTGCCAACCGCAATGGGTCTTTTCGGAGGATTCGATTATGGTAGAGTATGGATACCTGAAATGAGTTCTGGTCGCTGGCACACTTCGTATGGCGGAGGGTTCTTTTTAAATGCCTCTGATATCATTTCTATAAACACTGCCATATTCGCTAGTGAAGACGGACCAAGATTTACGTTCGGACTAGGGTTCGGTTTTTAG
- a CDS encoding Pycsar system effector family protein, producing MSKILDNTQQFVIDLLTNHLDKKFLYHNLRHTQRVVKSTKQLLDSCSLSNQDEELLEIVAWFHDTGFTKGINEHEESSCEIAEKFLTEQGYSKDGIEKVKSCIRATKWDAKPNNLMEEIIRDADCSHFAQSSYLETSDLLREELKLFGVKNYSQKEWLELNIQLFRTDHHYYTDYAKEHWIEKKDKNLRKLIKDKKSEKKLAKKEKLKAQFKSESPDRGIQTLYRVTLKNHITLSDIADTKANILLSVNAIIISLALSNLIPKLDNPSNDYLIYPTVIFVFFSVVSMVLAVLATRPNVTSGEFTKEDVANKNVNLLFFGNFHKMALSEYEWAIQEMLKDKDYIYTSLTKDLYFLGIVLNRKYSLLRWTYTIFMIGMILSVIAFAVSFKFFGPDRKIELLSQVLFF from the coding sequence ATGTCAAAAATCTTAGATAACACACAACAGTTTGTAATCGACTTACTTACCAATCATTTGGATAAGAAGTTTCTATACCATAATCTAAGACATACACAAAGAGTCGTTAAAAGTACTAAACAATTACTTGATTCATGTTCTCTATCCAATCAGGATGAGGAGCTATTAGAAATCGTAGCTTGGTTTCACGACACCGGATTTACAAAAGGCATCAACGAACACGAGGAAAGTAGTTGCGAAATTGCAGAGAAATTTTTAACCGAACAGGGCTATAGTAAAGACGGAATAGAAAAAGTTAAATCGTGTATACGCGCTACAAAATGGGATGCAAAGCCGAATAATTTAATGGAAGAAATTATACGCGATGCCGACTGTTCTCATTTTGCACAGAGCAGCTACCTAGAAACATCTGATCTACTGCGTGAAGAACTAAAGCTTTTCGGAGTTAAGAATTATAGCCAAAAAGAATGGCTAGAACTCAATATTCAATTATTCAGAACCGATCACCATTACTATACAGATTATGCTAAAGAACATTGGATCGAGAAAAAAGATAAGAATTTAAGAAAGCTGATAAAAGACAAGAAATCTGAAAAGAAACTTGCCAAGAAAGAGAAACTTAAAGCACAATTTAAAAGCGAAAGCCCTGATAGAGGTATTCAGACACTATATCGTGTAACGCTAAAAAACCATATTACCCTTAGTGACATTGCAGATACCAAGGCTAACATTTTATTATCTGTAAATGCTATAATTATATCTTTAGCACTATCTAACCTTATTCCGAAATTAGATAACCCTTCTAACGACTACCTTATTTACCCTACTGTAATATTCGTATTCTTTAGTGTGGTCTCTATGGTTTTGGCAGTACTAGCAACCAGACCAAACGTTACAAGTGGTGAGTTCACCAAAGAAGATGTCGCTAACAAAAATGTAAACTTATTGTTCTTCGGTAACTTTCATAAAATGGCATTAAGCGAGTATGAATGGGCTATACAAGAAATGCTAAAGGACAAAGATTATATCTACACTTCTTTAACTAAAGATCTTTATTTTCTTGGGATAGTTCTTAATAGAAAATATTCACTTTTACGATGGACTTATACCATATTCATGATCGGCATGATACTATCTGTAATAGCATTTGCTGTTTCATTTAAATTCTTTGGTCCGGATCGTAAAATAGAGTTACTAAGCCAAGTACTATTCTTTTAA
- a CDS encoding vanadium-dependent haloperoxidase encodes MKRYLIILIAGVLLANCTEKKQEPIVVSPDQLHNSIDKIIDIMIHDIFSPPVASRIFAYPNIAAYEIVAQVNPNYQSLAGQLKDLKPIPAIDTVSGINPQLSALIAHMNISRQLIFSEDKFDVLQDSLFTQWKSMNEPEFEASKAYGLKVADHIKEWMSKDNYSQTRTMPKFTVNTDDPTRWQPTPPAYMDAIEPHWDKIRPFIIDSASQFKPIPPPPFSLEKDSDFYKELIEVYNISNEITENGDESDEVAIAKFWDCNPYVSVTRGHLMFATKKITPGAHWIGITKIASKKINSDFDDTVFAYTKTSMAIADGFISCWDEKYRSNLIRPETLINQHIDENWKPILQTPPFPEYTSGHSVVSGAAATALTSIFGENFSFEDDTETPYGLPIRKFNSFNEAADEAAMSRMYGGIHYRAAIEVGVGQGRKIGALLNSKIKMKNN; translated from the coding sequence ATGAAAAGGTATTTAATCATCTTAATCGCAGGGGTTTTATTAGCGAACTGCACCGAAAAGAAGCAAGAACCCATAGTAGTATCTCCTGATCAATTGCACAACTCTATTGATAAGATAATAGATATCATGATCCATGATATTTTCTCGCCACCGGTTGCAAGTAGAATTTTTGCATACCCTAATATTGCCGCATACGAAATCGTTGCCCAAGTAAACCCTAACTATCAATCATTGGCTGGTCAACTAAAAGATTTAAAACCAATACCTGCCATAGATACAGTTTCGGGTATTAATCCTCAATTATCGGCCTTAATTGCGCACATGAATATTAGCAGACAATTGATATTCTCTGAAGATAAATTTGATGTATTACAGGATAGTTTATTTACGCAATGGAAGTCAATGAACGAACCTGAATTCGAAGCTTCTAAAGCATACGGATTAAAAGTTGCAGACCATATCAAAGAATGGATGAGCAAAGACAATTATAGTCAAACCCGTACCATGCCAAAATTTACGGTAAATACAGACGACCCTACCAGATGGCAACCAACACCACCTGCTTACATGGATGCTATTGAGCCACATTGGGACAAAATTCGTCCTTTTATTATAGACTCAGCCTCTCAGTTTAAACCGATTCCACCCCCTCCGTTTTCATTAGAAAAAGACTCCGATTTTTATAAAGAACTTATTGAAGTTTATAATATCAGTAATGAAATAACCGAAAATGGTGATGAATCTGACGAAGTAGCTATTGCTAAATTTTGGGATTGCAATCCGTATGTATCGGTTACAAGAGGACACTTAATGTTCGCTACCAAGAAAATTACTCCAGGTGCACATTGGATCGGTATTACAAAAATTGCCAGTAAAAAAATCAATAGCGATTTCGACGATACAGTATTTGCTTATACAAAAACTTCAATGGCGATTGCTGACGGATTTATTAGCTGCTGGGATGAAAAATATCGTAGTAATTTAATTAGACCAGAAACGCTAATTAACCAACACATAGATGAAAACTGGAAGCCTATTCTACAAACGCCTCCATTCCCAGAATACACTAGCGGCCATAGTGTTGTCTCGGGTGCAGCAGCAACGGCATTGACCAGTATTTTTGGTGAAAATTTTAGTTTTGAAGATGATACCGAAACGCCATATGGCTTACCTATTAGAAAATTCAATTCTTTCAATGAAGCCGCAGATGAGGCTGCTATGAGTAGAATGTATGGTGGAATTCATTACAGAGCAGCTATCGAAGTTGGTGTGGGCCAAGGCAGAAAAATTGGCGCATTATTGAATTCTAAAATTAAGATGAAAAATAATTAA